In the Leptospira limi genome, one interval contains:
- a CDS encoding ankyrin repeat domain-containing protein yields the protein MSVIDVAKSGTIEDWDLLLKEGADPNELDSYGTNALTWMLKVDNVDLFQHAITKGADPNSPYRTPGNVIFDVVSQNRTQFLNALITTSPIWKNSPNLLTRDREGNTIFHIAVLESMETLWESIHPWITEEVISLRNEAGRSIFLEAVVENRFEIVLYLLKTFPQVKDHLDQEGKNALHLASERNLDEVCAILLEDDSLNLETKDQFGNTALFLSASCDGVESLKELLYAGANPFVWGENEESITRLLDREKFGHCLKTWKDFVIQKAILGDSYPLREKMIQYIKVEKPFKPEELAKAKLVDLI from the coding sequence ATGAGTGTCATTGATGTTGCAAAGTCAGGTACAATAGAAGATTGGGATTTACTTCTAAAAGAAGGAGCCGATCCCAATGAACTGGATTCTTATGGAACTAACGCTCTCACTTGGATGTTAAAAGTTGACAATGTGGATTTGTTCCAACATGCGATCACAAAGGGAGCAGACCCCAATTCGCCTTACCGAACTCCTGGCAATGTGATCTTTGATGTGGTCAGCCAAAACCGCACACAATTTTTAAATGCACTGATCACTACTTCACCAATATGGAAAAACTCACCTAACCTTCTCACACGAGACAGAGAAGGGAATACTATTTTTCATATCGCTGTTTTGGAATCCATGGAAACTCTTTGGGAGTCCATCCATCCGTGGATCACTGAGGAAGTGATCTCATTACGGAATGAAGCCGGTCGTTCTATTTTTTTAGAAGCAGTGGTAGAGAATCGATTTGAGATTGTCTTGTATCTGTTAAAAACCTTTCCCCAAGTGAAAGACCATCTTGATCAAGAAGGGAAAAATGCACTGCATTTAGCCTCAGAAAGGAATCTGGATGAAGTTTGTGCCATCCTTTTAGAAGATGATAGTCTCAATTTAGAAACAAAGGATCAATTTGGAAACACAGCTTTGTTTTTATCTGCTTCTTGTGATGGGGTGGAGTCTTTGAAGGAACTTCTTTATGCGGGAGCAAATCCATTTGTATGGGGTGAAAATGAGGAATCGATTACTAGGTTACTTGACAGAGAAAAATTTGGGCATTGTCTCAAAACATGGAAAGACTTTGTGATCCAAAAGGCCATCTTAGGAGATTCTTATCCCCTAAGAGAGAAAATGATCCAATACATCAAAGTAGAAAAACCCTTTAAACCAGAAGAGCTCGCCAAAGCAAAGTTAGTGGATTTAATTTAA
- a CDS encoding DUF2804 domain-containing protein: MSESDSPIEFIFCQFALRNSEKTSGRIKSSVLNRFMSEIKKQIPLLNSDGTITQEGWARSPYWTYNRENIAASKLRIKEWDYYSVLSPSKEYGITFTASDLGYAGLFAICYLDFKKGIFKQIDTLSVMPLGKTGFPRVNDSGVVSFEDKKLSLRFETIHGKRTLEFESKDFVAPDGSRGIQGKIELTEPKMDTMNIATSWKENRKAFYYNTKINCMPATGNVVVGNQTLTFDSKTDFGALDWGRGVWTYKNRWYWSSVSAWIDGKPFGLNLGYGFSDRTPASENVILYDGKIHKLDEVKFIINTKDYMAPWKFVSNNNRLDLDFQPIVDRNSYMNFVVIKSVQHQVFGKFNGTVVLDDGKKIKLENVLGFAEDVLNHY, translated from the coding sequence ATGAGCGAATCCGATTCTCCGATTGAATTCATTTTCTGTCAATTCGCTCTTAGGAATTCTGAAAAAACTTCTGGTCGAATCAAATCATCGGTTTTGAATCGGTTCATGTCTGAAATCAAAAAACAAATTCCTCTGCTCAACTCCGATGGAACAATTACACAAGAAGGTTGGGCACGTTCACCCTATTGGACTTATAACAGAGAAAATATTGCCGCTTCAAAACTTAGGATTAAGGAATGGGATTATTATTCGGTGCTTTCTCCATCAAAAGAATACGGCATAACATTTACAGCGTCAGACTTAGGTTATGCGGGACTTTTTGCCATTTGTTATTTAGATTTTAAAAAAGGAATCTTCAAACAAATTGATACTTTATCGGTAATGCCACTTGGCAAAACTGGATTCCCAAGAGTGAATGATAGTGGAGTTGTTTCTTTCGAAGACAAAAAACTATCCTTACGTTTTGAAACGATTCATGGCAAACGAACCTTAGAATTTGAATCCAAAGATTTTGTAGCACCTGACGGCTCCCGTGGGATCCAAGGAAAAATTGAACTAACAGAACCAAAAATGGATACAATGAATATTGCCACCTCTTGGAAGGAAAACAGAAAGGCATTCTATTATAATACCAAAATCAATTGTATGCCAGCGACAGGTAATGTAGTCGTTGGAAACCAGACTCTCACATTTGATTCCAAAACAGATTTTGGTGCTTTGGATTGGGGGAGAGGTGTTTGGACATACAAAAATCGTTGGTACTGGAGTTCCGTTTCAGCTTGGATTGATGGAAAACCGTTTGGACTCAATTTAGGGTATGGTTTTTCAGACAGAACTCCTGCTTCCGAAAATGTCATTTTGTATGATGGTAAAATTCACAAATTGGATGAAGTAAAATTTATCATCAATACGAAAGATTATATGGCACCTTGGAAATTTGTATCCAATAACAACCGTTTGGATCTGGATTTCCAACCCATAGTGGATCGTAATTCATATATGAACTTTGTGGTCATTAAATCGGTGCAACACCAAGTCTTTGGAAAATTTAATGGAACAGTAGTATTGGATGATGGAAAAAAAATCAAACTAGAAAACGTTCTTGGATTTGCCGAAGATGTTCTCAATCACTACTAA
- a CDS encoding GMC oxidoreductase yields MNQTIPKEQKFDYDVIIVGSGFGGSVSAYRLSQKGYKVLVIESGKRWKAGDFPKTNWSLRKYLWMPKLGFYGIQRINLLNDFLLVSGSGVGGGSLVYACTLYVPSSKVLNSPLYSKMGGEKALLPFYDVAKHMLGVTENPQLWEPDHLLLETAKSFGKEDTFRRTPVGIYFGNKNDPKDPFFDGDGPDRDPCNYCGGCMVGCRHNAKNTLDKNYLYLAEKLGAVILPETKVTSLIPLNAKGIPDPEASGEFGYELETNSTTGWFGYPKRKFRSEQVVLSAGVMGTVGLLLKMQQENKMIRLSEKLGDTVRTNSETVLPVTVPSSNHADYSRGIAITSSVHPDENTHIEPVRYSKGSDFFGVLASVMTDGGGKFPRPLKFFWTMLRHPIYFLKAHNPFGFAKNSIILLVMQTVDNSVRLVRKRRFIWPFQRTITSALSTGEPTPTYIPIANAFTRKLAEIVGGIPRSSLNETLLSAPVTGHIMGGCIVAETPEKGVIDLENKVFGYDNLRVCDASMLTVNLGVNPSLTITALSERAMSLIPPKETSVPYLKFEVKRGFDKIISFKPTKRLVKKSTRVK; encoded by the coding sequence ATGAACCAAACCATTCCAAAAGAACAAAAATTTGATTACGACGTGATTATAGTTGGTTCAGGCTTTGGTGGTTCTGTTTCTGCATATCGTCTTTCTCAAAAGGGATATAAAGTTTTGGTCATTGAATCCGGCAAACGTTGGAAGGCTGGAGATTTTCCAAAAACCAATTGGAGTTTACGAAAGTATTTGTGGATGCCAAAACTTGGATTTTATGGAATCCAAAGGATCAACCTACTGAATGATTTTTTACTTGTGAGTGGATCAGGAGTAGGTGGTGGATCACTTGTCTATGCTTGTACTCTATATGTTCCTTCTAGTAAAGTTTTAAACTCACCATTGTATTCCAAAATGGGTGGAGAAAAAGCATTATTGCCCTTTTACGATGTTGCAAAACATATGTTAGGCGTAACTGAAAATCCTCAATTATGGGAACCTGACCATTTATTGTTGGAAACTGCTAAATCATTTGGAAAAGAAGATACCTTTCGTAGAACACCTGTTGGAATTTATTTTGGTAACAAAAATGATCCTAAGGATCCATTTTTTGATGGTGATGGTCCAGATCGTGATCCTTGTAATTATTGTGGTGGGTGCATGGTTGGTTGCCGCCATAATGCTAAAAACACACTCGATAAAAACTATTTGTATTTAGCTGAGAAGTTAGGTGCTGTTATTTTACCTGAAACCAAAGTTACCTCTCTTATCCCACTCAATGCAAAAGGAATTCCTGATCCAGAAGCTAGTGGAGAATTTGGATATGAATTAGAAACAAACAGTACAACAGGTTGGTTTGGTTATCCAAAACGAAAATTTCGATCCGAACAAGTTGTTCTGTCTGCAGGTGTGATGGGAACTGTTGGTTTACTTCTCAAAATGCAACAGGAAAACAAAATGATTCGTTTGTCTGAGAAGTTAGGTGATACTGTCCGAACCAATAGTGAAACAGTTTTACCAGTGACAGTCCCATCCAGTAATCATGCAGATTATTCGCGAGGGATTGCCATCACTTCTTCTGTCCACCCTGATGAAAATACACATATTGAACCTGTTAGGTATTCGAAAGGCTCCGATTTTTTTGGTGTCCTTGCCAGTGTGATGACTGATGGTGGAGGGAAGTTTCCGCGACCACTGAAGTTTTTTTGGACAATGTTACGCCATCCAATTTACTTTCTCAAAGCTCACAATCCATTTGGATTTGCAAAAAATTCAATCATCTTACTTGTCATGCAAACTGTGGACAATAGCGTACGACTTGTTCGCAAACGTCGTTTTATTTGGCCTTTCCAGAGGACCATCACATCCGCTCTTTCCACTGGAGAACCAACCCCAACTTACATTCCGATCGCCAATGCCTTCACTCGCAAATTGGCTGAGATTGTTGGCGGGATTCCACGAAGTTCACTCAACGAAACATTATTGTCTGCTCCGGTTACAGGACACATCATGGGTGGGTGTATCGTGGCAGAAACCCCCGAAAAAGGTGTGATTGATTTGGAAAACAAAGTGTTTGGTTATGACAACCTACGTGTTTGCGATGCATCCATGTTGACTGTGAACTTAGGTGTGAACCCAAGTTTAACCATCACAGCATTGTCCGAAAGAGCAATGAGCCTCATCCCACCAAAGGAAACATCCGTTCCCTATTTAAAATTTGAAGTGAAACGCGGATTTGATAAAATCATTAGTTTCAAACCGACTAAACGTCTGGTTAAAAAATCGACAAGAGTTAAGTAA